The genomic region CTAGCTGGAAGGACAAATGATCTGCatttcaggcccaagagcaatgcagactgaagagagaaaaacaagaaggatgtaTCTTCATAATGGGACTTCATGACCTGAAgctataattggacaattaactccactatgcaaatggaccagaacttataaaagtgtgagaccCCATGACTGGTCATCCATTTTGTGACTATTTTGGGTttatcttgggtgtagcccttgTTGGGTTGTTGTCCTGCCCAAGGTGTGTCCACTGAGGCCTTCTATTAAATACCTACTTTAACTCCATCTAGTCTCTGTTCCaagtcagccttcacaaggcatcaccCCCAATATCAATAATATGATATAAGAAGTCAGAACTTTGTGTTAAAGATGATCTACACACAAGAAATTTACTCAACTCATTTAATAAAACCATTTTGTTAAAAAATTACTTAGTAATGATTGGAATTTTACatagaaaattcagaaattacAAAAGATGGCATCGTATAACAAATATAATCTGAATATATGAGAAGAGTGACACATTTGGTAGTAAGGTCCACAAAAACCTACGCAAAAGGagagagcagctgttcctgagttaattgtgcttttttttgaTATTCTTCTGAGATAACATGGCAGCAGTGTAAGATACTCTTTCTAAGAGAATTAGTGCTAAGAATGTCTCTTCTACTCATTTCCTGACTGATATTACACATGCCTTCTCCTGGCACAGTTAAGAGGTTCTTAAAATGCCCAATAAAGAAAGTATCTGAGGCCTAAAAGAAATACTCCAAATGAAAAGCAGTGTACTGTGAGCAGCCTACAGGTAAAAATACaagttaaaaaaccccaagcatcTCTCCTCTGCATCTCTCCTCTATACACATACCCATCTATGTAAATTATTTCTTCATAAGGCTTTACAAtaaatctgaaatatttcaaatcTATACCTAATAAATATTACAAGAAAATAGTTTTTCAGTATTTACATATGAAACATATAAAACACGATCACTGTAAGACGACTTCTTCAACTTCATCTTCTAAAGAACCAAGGGTATTAATTCCTGGCTTGTTTGTAGTGTATTGCAGACGGTGTCTGTTTAGGCTTCTTCCTTCACCAAACAGCCCATTGTCTTCTTTGACTTTACTGTTTTTATCAACAAAAGGCTTATTACTAGAGCCCCAATCTATGTCCAAAGGTGgtgtattgttatttttagaaagaagaaTGGTACTGGCACCGCTTCCAAAGAGTTGTTCCATTAAATTGgacttcttttctttcttactaTCGAAATCTGCATTTTCCTTAACATTTTCTTCTAATTTGTCACTTTTCTGAGTAAGCCAACTTGGTCTCCCTGATCCCTTCCCAAAGGAAGGTACATAACTACCAAATGCTAACTCACCACTTAAATCTACAGTCCTTACACTTCGCTGCTTCTGCCCTTGTGCTCTTGTGCCATCATCCTGGCTGTCCTTTACAGGAAATCCATTAGTAACTTTCCCAGGAATCTCAAAGAATggattcattttctcttttttctccaaGGAATCAGATTTTCTTGCTGCATTTATGAGTGGTGCTTGGGAagttggttttgtgtttgttgtATTTTGAATTTCTCTATCAATTTCTTGCATTTTAGCAAGCAGGAACTCTCTTTTTCGCCGCTCTTCCAGCGTTTCAGTGCTTTCTCTCTCTACTTCAGGTTTTTGAATTTCTGTCTccatctttattttctcttctttatccAATAAAAAgttgctttcttttttaattttgtcatATTCTTTCCTTTGCCACTCTGCAAAAAATTTTTGaacaatatttaaaatgttttaattttaaaatacccttataagattttgaaaataatgCAAGCACAAAAAGCCATTgagtttttaaaatgctcttCTATGTACAATGACATTTTTCTGCtacaaaaataaattcttcaaaAATGGCAACTAAATCCACTCCTGGTTCTCTGATAAGATATAAAAGTTTACTGTCATCTTCCAAAGGACATTACCCATGCTTCAGAATTTTCAAAGCAATTTGATTTCAGCCAATTGCCTTCCCATTTCCTGAGTTTGAATGAAGATGAATACAACATTACTGATTTTAATAGTTCTGACTTGCAGAacttttttactttatttttatttttcaccaCTGCTGACATTAGGACAGTACTGGAATGTTTGTgtgggttctttttttttccataaagggAATAATTTCTGTGAAGTAATCAGGCCTCAAAGTCATAGGAGTCATCACCTGTTTCAAGCATTGAATGATTTAAAATACCCTGCATCAGTTGCATACAGAAAAGACCTTTACATGAGTGTTCTGTGCTTCACTGCCTGGACTCAGAGTGACTGTGCACAGCTATGAAGGGACACCAAAGGTACAAAACAGCAACTTATGGACAGAACCTGGTAATGTTCATGTGTAGAAGAGGGAGGAAGCTTCTCAAATATTTCtctcttcaaaatatttttcctccaAGATAACAGATGTATATTTGGCCAAAACTTGAATATGAGGGACTACTTGGTCCCTCCAACACAGTGGCATTCTCCTTTGAACACTTCACTCAAATTTCTGACTTAGGCTTTCACAAAGTTCCCTGTTACCAACTGTACTTTGGCTCAGGCTTTCAGAAACAATTGCTGTAATTTAGTTCATATATTTaacatgagatttttttcagtagCAGATCATTATGCAAGTTAAGTCAAGAGCCATGTTTCTGTCTGTAAGGTGGGGGAAATACCAGCTTATTCCAAATGATGGGTAAGGTGGGTAAATCATCTTATTCAGAGACATAAAATCAGATTCTTAGCTTATGTAAGTCATGATAGAAGATTTTTCAAAGATTTTACTTCTGAACACAGCTATAGATTTTTAGAATTCCTCTCATATAGAATAAGTACTACTGTTCATTAGCTGCAATCACTGAAAGAGTTCTTTAACATGACAGGGTGCAGTCCATCTAAAATACCTGAGATTGACTTGTGCATTTAAGTGATTAAGATGCTGTGAAAACTAAATGAATAAAAAAGCAGTATTAATATATAATGATACAAACTGACATTTCTCAAATAGCCACACCAAATGATCCAGATAACCAGACCTGAAAAGATAAACTAAAATTTCAAATTATATAAGGCAGTAGAAAGTACTGAAAAAAGGGCTATATTAAGGAAAACATATTTGTTCTACTATAATAGCACAATAGTAAAAATAGTAACTCAAATCTCAATAGTAAAAATCTACTTCCTACCTCAATAACATTTAGCAAGTGAGAGATAACATCAGCATTTACCTTCTATGTCATTCTTGTTTTGTAAAGCACAATCTCTCAGACTCCAATGCTTTTTTGTGGACAGCGTTTTTTGCTGCTGCATACTTAATCACAGCTGAGTACAGGGAATGGATTATTCTATATCCTGTATTTCTTTTTGATTCTTCTTTGCATAATataactgaaaataattttccactGTAGTGATCTCTGCAAAATCATTTTGCTCTTTTCACCAGAAACCAGCAGCCTCACTTGATTAGTATTCTATGGTGCACTTTTCAGCCTTCAGCTGCCCATTTCCTTACCGTCAGGAAGTTTTGGAACCCTCTCCTCCAAGGACTGCATTTCCTGAAAATGTTTCAgtttctcttccctctccctgtcTTGTTCTTGTCTTAGGAGTTCTGCTTGTTCTTTCCATGCTTTGTCTTgagtttctttttcctgaaataaattaatagaAAACTGAAGCTGATGGGGAAAAGCAGTCAATAAAATGAACCCCTTAACAAAATCTTAAGAACTTCTATGTCAGTTTGAAATCACATTCTTACTGCTAAACATAAAATGAGTAAGTCACCTTAAACCAAACTAGCTTTGATGACTCAGGGGTTTGGTCCCAAAATATTATCACCTCTAGAATACTTTTATACACCTGAAACAAAATGAATAGACAATCAACTCTATTTTGTATTCCACCTTTCAGGGAAGTTGTAGCTCCAATCCCATAAAGCAAAATTATCACTCCCAGGGTGGTTCTCCTTAGAAACCAGACATTGTCTTCTTCAGGCAGTTTAATAGAAGGCCACGTTTCACCATCATATTCTCTTAATAAGCAAGCAATTAGTTGCCCTCTACTTTTACAGTCTGACCTTTTAATTCAAATGAGTCAGTTGTAGATTCAGACAATTTCCTTTTGGTACTTAAATTTATGGAGTATTAAGTAACAAACAATCAAAGAGGAAGGTTTAATCTCAGATGACAATTTTAGCTAGTGACTACACATACATATGTAAAAAGCAAGAACCTGCAGAAATGATCTTAACAACAGCAGTTGTTAATCTGCTGTTAAAACAAAATCACTAACACAGAAAAGTAATGGCAATGAAGTGAAGAGAAAGTCTGCATAGTCCAACACATGGGAGTTAACTTTGTATATTGTGCTTATTTTAGAACAAAAACTTCTAGATTAAAAATACCTTTCTAAGAGAAATAGTTACTCCTTAATGAACAAAGAAAAGATGACTGATAGCCAAAAAACCTTCAAGTATTTTTTCTTCATGTACAAGGTTATCAttgttatattaaaaaatataaactaCATAAGGAGATGGTGGCCAGGTATTTAAAATGCTTGACTTTAAGAACTGATGAAAGCCTAGACTACCCAAATCTAATTTACGTTATTTAAAGCAATAGACATATAGAAAACACACAGCTGGACTCCATGAGCTGCACTTGTACCAACTGGGTGGTTCTGTAACTTACTCACCCAAGGATATACTGCAAGAATACATTAAACTGCATCCATAGTTACAGAAAGGGTTTGGGAAGAGAAAACATACAAATAAACTGCCATGTCCCATCCTCAGACTTTTATTTCTGGAAAAAGGTCCTAACCTCATGTAATCAGAATTTGTAAAATTTGTACCAGAATCTGATTTGTCAGATATGTCATTCTGACAAATCATTTGTAATACCTTACAAATCTCTGATTTTAGCCTGGGGTTAGCAATACACAAAAGTGTTAGCAATACTTGTAATTGGTACTATTTTGTACtaaaaagggaaatggaaaaacaaaaaaaaaccccaagcataTTGACAAAGCTGGAAAGCCAGAAGAAATACCAGCACTGTGACAATAAGAGGAAGTGTTAGATTTATGCATTGTGAAATAATTCTGGAAAGTAAAAGAAACCACAATTAAGACCAAATTGAAAACAGAGAGAAGGCAGCTATCACTGTTTAACAGATTCCTTAAATAAGCattagaaacaaagaaaaaggatgaaaatgaaaattaagtcATAAAAACTTCAAAGAAGTAATagtggcaggaaaaaaaataaattgagctAATGGCTCTCAGTAAGACAAAGAATATGACAAACTCTAAAAAATGGAGTATATTTCTAGAAAGGTAGATCTTGTCTAAAAGAACAGAATGTTTTTGAAATTGTATTTTCTATATATTTACACATGTATATTAcacattttctaaaatataaGCTCTGCATTTTACAATCTGATAGGTGAATTGGACTGGGTCTCAAATTTTTATGGAACTCACTATTTTAGGAAGAATTCCCCCTTTCTTGTTTGCTGCGTCACCACAGGCAAGTTCTGATTCTGGAAGAAGTTCTGCTGGTGAGAAGCATCCACTGGTCTGTACACTTTTTGTGAGCTGTAGTcccttttttatattttggttGTTGGCTGTAGAAAATACAAACTAATTAAATGGTGTTTTCAATTGAAAATATCTCACTATATACCTGTCTCTCATTTTTCATGATTTGCAGCAAACAAAAGACTGTACTGAAGTCAGTGGGAGTGGAAAGTATTGATGAATTTCACATAGTTGTTTTCAGCATCTGTAAAACCTAATCATAAAAAAATATGCATGCAAAAattctactgaaaaaaaataatttaaacccCACCTTAATGCTACTTATAGGGTCATTACAGTGCACTGAATATTAGttaaaaacccccacaaaataTCTCACTCATCTTACTGCTTGTCACAGAATCCAActcataaaattaaaattcactTACTTGAATCTTTGAAACACATATACTTATCTCTACGgaatgacatttaaaaaaatctgaacctAAAATGGAATAATGGTAGAGCATCTATAATAAAACAAGCAGCAGACAAACTGTTTGAAATACTGgcatgaaatatttaaaacagtCCCATAAATTTCTGCTTCTTCTGACAAGTAGATTCTACTGATCCAGTGAAAACAGcctcagcacacacacagatacacaTATTTATGTAGGTAGGATAAGGTTTGAGACTGTCTTGTCACACCAGAAGAAATCACTGTACTGATACTTTTAGAAAGATTATGTTCTGGGACACATATACTCTGAGGAAAAAATAAGTGCAGCTCATCTGACAGACAATACATTTGAAttagtaaaaaataaataaaacagatCATGAAAATATTCTTAGCAGTGGagatatgtatttttaaagcctCTCTCATTTATTGTCAAATAAATATCTATCATCTACTGGAGATTTTACTACCAATGTTCCCCTCCTCCTTTACTGAGGAAGTTCTGGTATGAAAGGAATTCAAACTGCTGTTTGGTGAAGTTCAGTGTTTTGGCTCTGCTGTGTTAGGGAACAGACAAAAACCCAGAGCTCTGCACCAGTGCTGTGTTGAAAGAAGTGTAAAAAGGTAAATGTGCTTGAACAAGCAGCATCAGGGTTGAGCACTGAGTGGCATGAAAGCTATAACCCAGCTGAGACATTTCAAAGTGATGctaataatttttctgcttttactgCTTTATACAAGTTACCTCTTTTTCTTTGTACAATATCCGTGTCTTTTCTAGGTGATGACTTCAACATACGATtagcatatatattttttgcttcaagttctctttctttttcctgtgaaTGGAAGAGGTAGGTATAAGAACAAGTCACTAGTATTTAATTTACCAGTCACTAGAAAAGctgtaaattaaattaaaaatagatatGGTAAATAGAAACAGATAAACAATTGTTCCATCCACTCTTTCTGTTTTAAGGATAACAATCACATTCCTAACTCTGTTTATGCCATGAGAAAATAGACAACTTTCTCCCCCCACAAAAAACTCCTTAACAAAATattatgaaggaaaaaaccctatctctgcagtgaaaataaaactaaatgtCAGTGCTTCCATAAACATGAACAAGACTTACACCACGTGTATAGACTGCACAACTGAATTTTAAGTGTTGTGAAGAGTTAAAGATTTCAAAGCAAGCAATGATACTTGTCACAGGGCATGTCAGCCTCAGTTAGCAGAGGCCCATTGCATCATACAGGTAGAGATACTTTTCTTTTAGCACATTTACTGAATAAAGTATAGAAATGAACAGTGAGTTATCAGAATTCATCTGACAATGACAAGGTTTCCAAACTGTAAACTCTCCACTAACAAATCTTAAAACTCTTACTCTAAACATTTTAGAGCTACTAACATTACTGCTACTTGCTGGATAGCTGGGAACATGGTGAACTGGTTCATCTCCAACATATTGAGACCTGGAGTTTGAGGAACATTCTCCCAGAAACAAAGTACTTTATATACTAAGTAGAACATAACAATATTTTAAGTACTTTTATTGAGAATTTGGACAACAATGATGATGGTGTGGGGTCTAAATAAACATTTGCACCCATTTAGCAACACATGTGAATATCACAAATAAATTACATTAATCTTCATTCAAACCTACTTTAATGCAAGTATATTAGTAACAAAGCACTATTTACACCTgcagatttaattttaaattcaagCCTTCAAATCTATTTTTTCATAGATTTTGTGGTTTATTCTCAATGTTTGACCATGTATTTGATCTTGCTTTTCTTAACTAGTACTAACAATAATGATTAACACTGAAGCATTCCTGTTATAAAAACTGTAGGGTCAGAGCACAGAACATTTCAATTTAATGCAGAAAAAGAACTCACATGTTGTATATAATTAAATACACATCAGAGAGTGCAGCTACTGGTTAACTATTCAAACCTGATTACAGATACTTCCGAAGATAAAATCCCAGAACATGGTTAGCAACTTCAATTCTTTTCACATTTTACCTTCAGCTTCTGATTTAGATGATTAAGCTCCTCTTGGAGAACTCTGTTTTCTTCTTGAGCCTCgtacaacttttttttctttgaatgtAACTCCCGTTGAAAACTGCTACTACTTAATTCAATATTTCTTTCCAGATCCTTCagttaaaacaaaataatattttttaataactgaAGTAATTTTTATAGTCAAATTACTTATATAAAATTAAGTAAACCAGTGTCTTGAGTTTAGATATGGGCTCAACCATTGCtaacactgaaataatttaaaccTTTAATCCTAACTTTGAGGGGGCAAAGCACCTGCAGATGCTGCAGCTCATCCTTTTGAGCATTCAGAGGTGATTTGAGGACATAATAGAAACTCACATACTTTCTGCAAGGCTCTTGCCACAGTGATCTCTAGATCACCTCCAGATCTCTAAGACAAATCTCCTACTGATGGGTAAGAGAGAGAATCCTTCCCTGAGAGTGCAGCattagaaggaagaaaacaagaaggaaTTTTTAACCTTTCTACTGAAAACTAGCTTGTGATTTTGATTTCCTTTACATGCCCTCATCTTGTAATAGCTGTTTTAAGTGAAGCTATGTTGATGAAAGTGGGAAAAAACTAGAAGAAAATCCCTTACTTTTTAAAGCATGATTCATTTTAACATGATCCAGTATATAAATGCTGAAATACCTAATCATAAAAGTACAGATGACAGATGGTGACACTACAGGATGAGGTGGTTTAACTAACTCAGCCATTTATATATTGGTACTGTGGGATTTATTTTATGAAAGCTTAGTTTCCAGCTTAATCCTTGGATTTCCAGATCTCTTATCTCTGTAATATAATTTAGGTTTAATTACTAATATAGACACCAAACCATCATATCAATGGCATAACTTAAGCTAAGAATAGTATAAAatttatatacaatatataaaatatatctaCTATCAAAATAGTACAACTACCAACAGATTTAATAGTGTTAACATAATTTATGTAAAATGAGTTCATAAACATATTTACAGTGTCTGTAAATGCATACATGCTTTTACATACACTGTAAATGTATGTAAAAGCATGTAAGCATTTACATACACTGTAAATATGTTTATGACATGTTTAGACATGTttacaaaaatataaacatttttgctggatgaaattaaaatat from Agelaius phoeniceus isolate bAgePho1 chromosome 3, bAgePho1.hap1, whole genome shotgun sequence harbors:
- the LCA5 gene encoding lebercilin, whose translation is MGERVRSPDSEQERKSDEDKNSDSYYSDEGNASRSSSQSPALSSPSTNQEKRHHKTQTSNSLLHYQATKKLDSKYAPSKRGTRWGFRSQSLTRDSPAKDIDLVTKRVLSARLLKINELRNELTELHIKLDELQKENRALKRLQHRQEKALNKFEDTENEISQLLARHNNEIRILRERLRKSQEKERATERQLKDTEDELYRKKTVLQKLKKLSADKHLAERDDLAKKLALAESRLEDREKRIKDLERNIELSSSSFQRELHSKKKKLYEAQEENRVLQEELNHLNQKLKEKERELEAKNIYANRMLKSSPRKDTDIVQRKRANNQNIKKGLQLTKSVQTSGCFSPAELLPESELACGDAANKKGGILPKIEKETQDKAWKEQAELLRQEQDREREEKLKHFQEMQSLEERVPKLPDEWQRKEYDKIKKESNFLLDKEEKIKMETEIQKPEVERESTETLEERRKREFLLAKMQEIDREIQNTTNTKPTSQAPLINAARKSDSLEKKEKMNPFFEIPGKVTNGFPVKDSQDDGTRAQGQKQRSVRTVDLSGELAFGSYVPSFGKGSGRPSWLTQKSDKLEENVKENADFDSKKEKKSNLMEQLFGSGASTILLSKNNNTPPLDIDWGSSNKPFVDKNSKVKEDNGLFGEGRSLNRHRLQYTTNKPGINTLGSLEDEVEEVVLQ